A DNA window from Phragmites australis chromosome 11, lpPhrAust1.1, whole genome shotgun sequence contains the following coding sequences:
- the LOC133885435 gene encoding copper transporter 3-like, giving the protein MGDMGGHGMGMGGMAPPPAAATHGMGMRRKRYMHMTFYWGNKSEILFTGWPGARGGMYALALVAVFALSLLLEFLGCRRLESCLPASASRRGAAARAAAHALRVGVAYLLMLALMSFNGGVFIVAVAGHAAGFLAFRAQAEDGCKEREVAPAACC; this is encoded by the coding sequence atgggagacatgggaGGGCACGGCATGGGCATGGGCGGCATGGCCccgccgccggcagcggcgACGCACGGCATGGGCATGCGGAGGAAGCGGTACATGCACATGACCTTCTACTGGGGGAACAAGTCGGAGATCCTCTTCACCGGGTGGCCCGGCGCGCGCGGCGGCATGTACGCGCTCGCGCTAGTCGCCGTCTTCGCGCTCTCGCTCCTCCTCGAGTTCCTCGGGTGCCGCAGGCTGGAGTCATGCCTCCCCGCGTCCGCGAGcaggcgcggcgcggcggcgcgcgcggcggcgcaCGCGCTGCGCGTGGGCGTGGCGTACCTGCTCATGCTCGCGCTCATGTCGTTCAACGGCGGCGTGTTCATCGTGGCTGTGGCCGGGCACGCGGCCGGGTTCCTGGCGTTCAGGGCGCAGGCGGAGGACGGGTGCAAGGAAAGAGAGGtcgcgccggcggcgtgctgcta